The DNA sequence ACAACAATAAAATATTAACAAAAAACTCTACTTTTGAGTGTGCCTAAAGAGGGGAAGATTACAAACGGACCGGAATTTATTGCAGAAAAAATGAAAGATTATTGCCGCAAAGAGAATATCGAACTGGGCTTCATTCAACCAGGGAAACCTACACAAAACTCATTGATTGAGAGGTTTAACAGAACGTTCCGGACAGAGTTTTTAAGTGTTTACCTCTTTGAGAACATCAGACAAATGAGAAATTATGCAGAAATATGGATGTGGATGTACAATAATGAGAGACCGCATAGTGCGTTACAATACCTTACACCACGGGATTTTTTATTGAAATATGGAAAACTCAATCAAAATAACGCAAATGAGTTTCCCACATTCCAACAAAATTTCAACAACGACAACAATAAAATATTAACAAAAAACTCTACTTTTGAGTGTGCCTAAAGAGGGGAAGATTACAATACTTGATGTATTGTAAGATCTTTAATTTACAAATATACAAAAACATTAACTTAATCGCTTAAGTGTACTAAAATAACCAATTTTGTTGAAATAGAAATTAAATTTTATTCTCCTGTGCAAATTTATTCTCGATGGACGACAAATTAATTCAAGCACGTTTTGTAAGACTCGATAATCCCGATTTACGAAGTCTCCTGAGATTGGAGGCATTTTTCCGAAATCTTCTGACTATGATTTATTTGAAAAAAACAAGAAATAACAGTTCAATTCCGGCACTGGTCATATAATCCATCATGAACTATTGTATTGTTTCAATCGCTTGATTAGCATTATTTCTTAAATGTCTATGTTTTAACATACCATCAAAAATATCCAAAGATTGATTAATTAAAGTTTTATTTTTAATTACTTCTGAAACTAATTTACTATAGATTGCAAGGATTAATTGGATTGGTTCTTTGTCATAATGACCACTATCTTGAATATCAGGTTTGTCTCTAAAATCTATTTTTTCAAGTAATTCTAAGCATTTTTCTGGATAATTTTTTGAACATGTTGAAAGGTATTGTAAAAAGTATCTTGGGTCTTTTCTACATAATACTGTTTTTGAGTATTCATTAAGGAATGGGAAAAAATATTGAAAATTTTCGGGTTTAAATTTTCTTAGAATCACACAAGAATATTCTCCTGCAAATTCTTTATCAGTTTCTGATAAAAACTCTGAAAGTATTTCGAGTGCTTTTACATTTATTACTCCAGTATCTTCATCTATCAGGAAATTTTCAGCAACATCTATTGCACATAGTTTTGCATCTTTACCTTTTTCGATAAATTTATTGTACCATTTTTTTTCATTATCTAAGCCTAAAATCCAGCTAGAAATCAATACATAATTTTGCTTGTATATTTCAGGACATTCAAAAACCCTTTCAAAATAACAATCCATTTCATCATGAAATCTATTATTAAAATACTGAGAAGGATTAATAGAATGTTTTAAAATTTTAGAATCTGAGGTATCAGTTAGCTTACTGAAAATCTTAAAAGCACTTATAATGTTTAAACGATTAAGATGTACTAAGTCATTAAGAATCATGATTTTTACAGAATCATTACAGCATGGTTTTTCAATCAACTTTTCAATTGTTGAAAAAATGATCTCTTCAAACTCTTTATTATAAAAACAATGAATTAATTCACTCAAAGCAGAACCTACAACTGAATTTACTGCATCATGTAATGGATAATTAGGATTGTGTTCTTTGTCTTTAGTAGGGTAATTAAGAGCTAAATCACTTAAATAAAGAACAATGTCCTTGTCGATATTCTTATTTTCAATAAAGTACCCAATATAATGGTTAACAATACTTCCATAATAACTATTAATAATATCAAGGGTAATTAATTGTTTGAATAGTTTCTTAACTTTATTAGGATTATAATTTCCATCAATTAATCCTCCTACTCCTCTTAAAATATATTTTTCTGAAATTTGTTTATCATTAAATAAACCTTCTATGAATTCGTAAAATTTACTTGGATTCTCTTTAACGATATTTTGAAACACTTTTGAATGCTCTTCAATATTACCGAATGCCCATCTATCTGACTTATAATTTTCATTGTACTTAATCATACTTTTCTTCCAATGTTTCAAAGTCATTTTTCTACAAGCTGATTCTGATAGAGGAGGACTTACAGAAGACCATGTAGCTCCAGAAGTATCAGTAGCTATTTTAGGATTTAGATCTCCAAATTTTCTATTAAGCTCTTTGTATGTTTTGAAGAGTAATTTGTTTTTTATTAGTTCATCAAAAGGAAGTGCTTTTATAAAGAGATATTTCTTTTTTCCAAACTCGTTTAAACTGATTCTTCTTTTTCCATTTTCATCTTTCCAAATCCAATAATCATATGTAGTTCTAAGATCCAATAAGATATTATCAATGAATTCTCTTTGTTCTTTTTCTAATAATTTATAAACATTACTAATTAAAATTCTGAGTTGAAGTTGCAAATCATCATCACTACCTCCAAATATATTTTTATAAGTAAGGATTTCAATCAATTCAAGAATTTCATTCCTATAAAAGGAATAGTTAAAATCTAATTTTTTTATAATCATTTTTAGTAATAGAGTATCATCGGAATTTTTATAATTCTGATAAAATTCTAAGAAAAAGGTTGTGTTACTATTTAGAATAAATACTTCCAAATAATCCTCTAATCCACGTTTTCCAGAATAAATTTGATGAGTGTCTTTATCATTTATTTTTGAACTTTTATAAAGTGGAGATTCAATTTTTCCATAATATAAATATGGTGTTTTTGTTTTATCAACTATCTCTTTATAGATAGAGAACAAATATTTAAAAGATTCTAATGGAGCAGTTTTACAAAAATCTTTGACAATTTCATTTAAAGAATGCTCAAATCTATAATTGAATTCAAACTTATCATAGAAATCAGCAACAGCAGTTCCTAACATTCCATAAGCAAATTCCTTATTATGTGGAAATATTTTTCTAAGAACTTCATAAAAATAATGATTATCTCTTTTTCCTTCTGATTCCTTTTGAAAAGGAATGTATTTTTCAAAATAAGGTATAAGGTCAGCGTCACTCCAATCATTAATATAGAAAAGTAAATTTGGAATAAAAAATTCTTTATTTTCAAAGTTTAGTAACTCAAGATGGTCAATGAGTTTTGTAGGGCTTTCATTTATGTTATTTACAAATACACTCCAATTGTAATCTGAATATTTCTTCTTTCTAAATTTATATTCCTCTTCAGTCTCGGTACCTATCTTTGTTTTACTAAAATAGTTTGACGGAATGTTTTCAGAAATAAAAAAGTTAACCCATCCAAATGAATGAATAGAACTTATAAATACATTCTCATAGTCATCATTTTCAAACAAAACCTCAAGAGCAAACTTTTTTTCTAATTCACAAGGATTCTTAATTCCACCTAGTAGACTAATTATTAATGATTTTATATGAAATCTATATTTATCTGATATTAAAATATTTTTAATTGTATTAATATACTTCTGAATATCAGACTCTCTTAAATATTCAACAATCATTTTAGTGATTGACCTAACATACAAGCTTTGTTCATTTTCAATAATGTAAGATTCAAGATTCCTATCATTATCAACAAAGTGTTTTGCGAATGCATATTCATAAAATGTTTGATGAAAGAATTGAATTTCTTTATCATATTCAATTAAGATACTATTTGAACTCAAATAACCTATTTCAGAAAAATAATCATCTTCGTAGATGTTTCCTACAGAAATTCTCTGTTCTTGATACATCCTCTGAACTATCTTATATATTAGTTCCTTTAGTTTAAATTCTTTCCGTGGAGAGATATATTTTTTCCATAAATGATCATATAAATCTTTTAATGTAGAAATTGAATCAATTTCACGCTTTGAATTACTATCATATATTCTACAAAAAATATCTAAATGATTAGGAGTTTTTAGTAGATGTAAAACTTTTTGTGAGGGATGTTTTATATTAAAAGTTGTAAGAATACTTTTAACTTCTTCCTCTGAAAAAAGATTGACTAATATTTTTTTATAGCTGTCAGAATTGTAAATACTTAATTCAGAATCATATTTTAAATCATATGATCTGGAAGAAATTATAATTCTAACATTTTGATAGGTTTGCAACTTCGAAATAAGTTTATTATAAGTTTCAATATATTCTCTACTCGAAGAAAGTGTAAGAGACATAGCATCAATTTGGTCAATTATAACAATTAGCTTTTCTCTTTTTCCTACAGTTTCTTTAATTAACTTGTCAAATGAAAGTAAATTATCAAATAACTTAGTTTCAAGTTCAACAATTGATTTACAATAGAACTTGTCTGCTTTTAGCCCTAAAACATTATACTTTTCTATGCTAAGCTTCTCATATAAATCTTTTAATATGGCAGATTTTCCCAATCCTTTTTCTCCTTTTAAAATCAAAACATTTTTTTGATTTGATGGTAGATCTTGAATTATCCAATTATATATAGATGTAACTTCACTTCTTACAATATGAGCATTGGTCTTATCTTCAATGTAATTTCTAACTTGCAATAATGCGTAGGAAGTACTTTTTAGAATGCTTCCAATATCAATTTGTGAATTTTCTCTAACTAATTTCTGATGAATTTCATCGATCTTTAGACTATCTTCTAATTCAAAAGACGTATTATATAGATTATGCTCTTTTATTAAATCAATTATCGCGTTACCATCTTTTAAAGAAATAAAGTTGCTCGGTAGCTGGTAGTTTTCTTCATTCTTTTTTTTCCAAGAACTCCACCATTTATTTTGTTGTAAGTCTAAAATATTTACAATGCATAAAGTCCAACTTTTAGTTTCAAATTCGTTAGATCCAATTGCTTTTTTAAATGATTCTCTAATTTGATTTTGTTGAGATTCTTCAATACCGTTAACAAAAAACTTACATTGAATTACATCAATAGGTTCTTCTCCTATCTCTCCAACAAAAACATCAATCCCTCCATCGCCGTGATTAACTCTTACAGTTCTTACCGTTTTTGTAGGATTTAATTTTCTAAATAATCCTTCACAGATGTTTTCGAATTTTATTCTAGCACTTTCAACGTCAAATTTTTGTACTAAAATTAACCAGTCTTTATTCATTTATTGTTTGCCTTTAAGGATAATTGATATGATATTTTATTTCAAAAATAAATATTAATAAGATTAGTACTTTATGGTGAGATAAATTCTATGTGCCAACCAGAGGCTTTATATTTTTCGATATCATTCTCAATATTTTGTTTTCGTACAGCAAAACATAAAAGATCTGTAGGTCTAGAAAAACCTACATACATCATTTTTAAAGTTTCATTTGATCTTGCTTTATTTAAATGAGAAAAATTCTGTTCCTGAAAAAACAATGGATTATTTCCTAAAACTTGTTGTCTTTTTCTAGTTTCTTTAATTATCTCAACATTCAATTTCACTGTTTCACTGTTATGATAATCAGTTTCTAAATACATAGTTGCACAGTGGGTTTGACCTTTAACTGAATGAATAGAGCCTAATTTAATTTGAATTTCATCTTTAGAATCTTCGGTGTCACCTAAGTCACATATAGGAACATAATCATATTCTTGATTTATGAAATTACTTGATTTTGAAACCGAGAAATTGGGAAACAATTCGCACAACTCATTTTTTACATAATTGGAATACTGAATAAATATCTCCTCATAATTTTTATTAACTACCACAGAATAGCACCAGTCAAATAATTTTTGATTGAAATCATGATAAGTTTGTTCACTATTATCTTTTAACCTTTGAATAAAACTTGATTTGCGAAAATGTTTTTTACTCTCTTCATCCATGTAAATATTTTCAATCCGAAGTATCCGTATAATTCCATTTAGCAAAGATTTTCTGATTGATTCAAATGTCTTTTTGTTATGATCAAACAAAAAGACATATTTTCTTAAACAGTCAAAATCTTCTTTTTTCTGTTTGCTTTCTTTAGAATATTCAGGAAATAATTTTCTTAAATGCCATTTATCTGAGTCTTCCTCTTTATCTGTTGTCCAAGCAACAATATGAAAACCCCTCGTGGTATTTTTTGGATTTTCCTCCAGCCCGTAATTCTTAATTAATGCAATAAACTTACTTTTTAATTTTTCCGCATCTGTTTCATCGTTATAGATTAATAAATATGGCGGTATTTGTTGATGTGCTGATATGCCGATAACTTTATACCCGTCATCTCTATCCATTACAAAGCCATCTACAAGATTAGCGATTATTGAGGTTAGTCTATGAGAGTTATTCAGACTAAAATTCTCTGTATATATTTTCGGTGATACTTCATGCCTAGTTTTCCAAATAGTATCACCTGAGTCAGAGACATTTGAATAAATTGCTTGATTTTTATCCCCAATTCTTTGAATTACAGTATCAGATTCTTGTGTAAAAAAAACATTTTCGATTAGGTTTACTTGATCCTGATCCAAATCTTGCATTTCATCAATAAAAACAAATTTGAATCTTTGCTGCAAAATAGATTTTATGCTCTGGGCATTTTCGAGTTTAAGATATCTTTTCGAAATATCAAAACTATCTTTATATGATAGTATACCTTGAGACAATAAGGCTATCTTCCAATTCTCTAATTCTACGTAGTAATTTTGATTAACACCAGTATATGCTATTTTAGTTGTTTTCCCAAGTTTTATTTTTCTACCTTCTAAATCAAATGAACACGACTTTAAAAATTCTAAAATATTATTTTCTTTTTCTTTAGATGTTCCATCAAAGTCTCTATTTGCTATACCAAATAATTTATTTTTAAGTGCTGGTGGATTTTTGTTATAATTTAAGATTCTGTAAAATTTTTCAACTTCATACAGATACATTTCATCATCATTTTTTCTAATGTAACTTCCATAAAGTTCAAAACAAGCTTGATTTGCAATAAATCTATTTGCAAAACTTTGAACGGTTCCAACAAAATTTGGATATGAAAAAAGCTGAGGACAAATTGGTTTTAAAACCTTTTCAATTTCTTCAATAGCATGATTAGTGTGGGCTAAGACAAGAATTCCTGCATCATTTTCAAGAGGCATCTGTTGAGCTATACAATATAATTTTGCTAAGAGTGCAGTCGTTTTACCACTTCCCGGAACCGCTAACAAATCAAGGGTGTTCATACAATTAATGAATTTCTTCCTTTCTTCATCAAACTGATCTCCATCAATTAAAACCTCTTCGGCCTTTCTAATGTCATCAGGATTAATTTCCATTTCCGCAAACGTGTTTGATAGCATTAATTATATACAATAGATATGGATCTCGTTCTATTTGGTCTTTTGTTACTACAATATCTTTTTCAATTAAGTCTGCTAGTTCATTTGCAACAGCAACTTTATCTATTGGTGTAGTTCCTTCTTTTTTGGATAGTTTTTTAATAAACTTTTCTTGAAATGTTACTTTAAAATTATCATCCTCACCTTTTTTAAATTCATCTGTTCCCGAGTGTACGTTGGCTATAGCATTTTTAAACAGATCCGATAAACACGATTTATATAAACACCATTCTAAAGTCCACTCTTTAGCAATTTGCAACGAAATACCAGTTTCGTTCAATTCGGTTTTTAAGATTTCGAGATTTCCCTGCTTCTTTTTAACTTTCTCACTTTCTTCATGTAATGGTTTAAAAATGCCGTTTTCATCTGATCTGTTATCTAAATCTGTAACAATCGAAATGGGTACACTCATTTTCTCTCCATCCTCTCTGAGAAAAATTTTTGCAAAGTGTAGATAAGCTATAGAAGCAACGTTAATTATTGATATTTCATTTTTAGTTAAATCAATGTCAATTTTTCTTGCTAGCACAGGAAGTAAAATTTCTTCTGACCAACCTTCCACAATTATATTACCCTTAGAAAAGAAAAGATTACTTTTTGTAACATCTAAAAAACGTTTTAAGTATTTATAACTCTCTTTATTGAGTTTGGTATGTTCTTGACCTAAGGGATAAACGTTATTATTTTTACAGATAATAATGTCTTCAAGGTCAGCTTGGGAAGTAATATTAGGACTATGCGTTGTAAGGATATACTGAATATCTGGCTCTTCTTTTAGTCTGTTTATTATTTTCAATTGAGCCTGAGGATGTAGATGCGCTTCTAATTCCTCGATCATACATAGCTTTAGTCCGTTCCAGTTTGCTTTTTTAAGATGCAATAATTCCGCTGCCATAAATAAACGATTCATTGTACCTAAGCCCAGATTATTGGAATCGACTATACCTAAAGATATTTTTTCTAGGATATTACTTATTTTTGTTGGACCTAGATCAAAAGAAGATTGAGAGTCATTACCGATGAAAGCAGACACAAAATCGTCAACCACGTTTTTAATGTTTACATTATAACCGCCTCCTTCTTCTTTAAATTTATCTCGGATGGTATGACTTGTTTTGTCAAATAACTCTTCAAATTCATGTAAACCGTTTGTTTGCTTAGTTTTGAATTCTTTATGCTCTTTTAAAATTTGAGATAATCGAGAATTTTTCTTAGCTGTCAATTCACTATCAGCATCCCTTAAAGCCTTTAAGTAGGTACACTTTAAATACTCTTTTGCTTCAGCTGTTAAGGTGTTACCGTGTCCATCCATGCCCGCTCTAATATCTGTAGGAATTATTTTACCTTCTCTTATTTGAACTTGATAAATCAGAAATAATTTGGGCCTTCGCTGAATCTGTATTTGATCAACTATTTTAACTTCCTCATTTTCTGAACCGCACCATTCCGTAAAATGTGCAGCTTCTCGATTTGTTATTCCGGAAAATTCAATTTCGATTCTCAATACTTCTGAGGTTTCATTTCCAACACTAAAAAAATCACTTTCCTCAACTTTTATCCATTCATATGCGTGTGTTTTTAAAACTAATTTAATTGCATCAATAATAGCAGATTTTCCTGAATCATTTTCTCCAATGAGTATATTCATTCCTTTGTTTAAAGGAACAATTAAATCAGGATTTTCTAAATCAAAAGTAAGAGATCCATACTTCCGGAAATTCCAAAGTTTTAGGCTAGATATGTACATAAATAAGTCTTCTGGTTATTAAGGAAAATTTAAGAATAAAATTTAACATACAAAACTTCTCTCCACAGATCTGCGAATTCTTTCTTGCGGCCACAGTCTAGAGAAACTTATGAGTCTGTTTAATTAGCACTTCATAATTAGTCTCTGAAAAAGAGAGTTTTCATTCTATTTCATTCCTAAAATTATCATTATAAAGTATTTGATATTTCTGTAAGTGTGGAAGTTAATTGTGAGGGTATCTGTCCATTTTGGACCATACTGTAACTTACACTGCTAGTAGAATACGCGTCAACAATCAAAATATTCTCTGGACACACTTCATAGATTTCGGAATAGTTAGAAGTTAGGAAATTATAAGCAAGTTCAGCAAAGATTCCAAGTTGAGATCGGCTGTATCCGTTCTTGATTGCTACAAACCATATAACTCCAACTTTGGTAAGTTCACTTTCTACAAAAGTAAAAGGGAGTGATATTTGAACTTTAATTTCAAAATTATTATGAACGATTATTTCACCTTTTTTAATGGTTTTCTTGAGAATTTCATAGTTCTCGGGAAAGAGGTCTCTGAAATTAAAATTTCTAAACGTGTTTAAAATTTCTAAATTTTTCTCATATTGCTTTATGGTTCTGCTATTTGTTGTCGTATTTTTGTTCCTTTCTATATCATTAATTTTCTGCACAATTTTTTCATTATTATTCTCTTTGCAAGATGCTACTATAGCCGAAATACCTCGAATCCAGTAATCACCACCACCTTTATCGCTTTCCTCTAATACAACGACAGGGAGCCTGAGCTTTAAAACGAAATTTTGCTTTTTTCTTTCACTGTAGTCTTTAAATTCAATCAGTTCTTTAATTTTTATTTTCATGTTTAAGTGTGTTTTATCATAAATATGCCTAAGCGGATAGTAATCCTAATTATATAATTTCGCTGCTTAAAAATTTTGATTACTTAGGAAACAAGTTTAATAAAGTCCTGCACTTCATCGATAATAATCACTTATTATTCAATCGCCTCGACTTCCCTCTCTAGCATTTCAATTTCAGGCTTTTCCTGAAAGTTTTCCCATTCGCGCTCCAGATTTATATTGTTCTTAATCGCTTCATTAATCACAAGACTTTCCTGATACTGTCTGGTTTCTGCAGTCATGGTCCATCTTACGATTGTGGCCAAATCATTCACCGCAGTTAACC is a window from the Kaistella flava (ex Peng et al. 2021) genome containing:
- a CDS encoding integrase core domain-containing protein; protein product: MPKEGKITNGPEFIAEKMKDYCRKENIELGFIQPGKPTQNSLIERFNRTFRTEFLSVYLFENIRQMRNYAEIWMWMYNNERPHSALQYLTPRDFLLKYGKLNQNNANEFPTFQQNFNNDNNKILTKNSTFECA
- a CDS encoding ATP-binding protein codes for the protein MNKDWLILVQKFDVESARIKFENICEGLFRKLNPTKTVRTVRVNHGDGGIDVFVGEIGEEPIDVIQCKFFVNGIEESQQNQIRESFKKAIGSNEFETKSWTLCIVNILDLQQNKWWSSWKKKNEENYQLPSNFISLKDGNAIIDLIKEHNLYNTSFELEDSLKIDEIHQKLVRENSQIDIGSILKSTSYALLQVRNYIEDKTNAHIVRSEVTSIYNWIIQDLPSNQKNVLILKGEKGLGKSAILKDLYEKLSIEKYNVLGLKADKFYCKSIVELETKLFDNLLSFDKLIKETVGKREKLIVIIDQIDAMSLTLSSSREYIETYNKLISKLQTYQNVRIIISSRSYDLKYDSELSIYNSDSYKKILVNLFSEEEVKSILTTFNIKHPSQKVLHLLKTPNHLDIFCRIYDSNSKREIDSISTLKDLYDHLWKKYISPRKEFKLKELIYKIVQRMYQEQRISVGNIYEDDYFSEIGYLSSNSILIEYDKEIQFFHQTFYEYAFAKHFVDNDRNLESYIIENEQSLYVRSITKMIVEYLRESDIQKYINTIKNILISDKYRFHIKSLIISLLGGIKNPCELEKKFALEVLFENDDYENVFISSIHSFGWVNFFISENIPSNYFSKTKIGTETEEEYKFRKKKYSDYNWSVFVNNINESPTKLIDHLELLNFENKEFFIPNLLFYINDWSDADLIPYFEKYIPFQKESEGKRDNHYFYEVLRKIFPHNKEFAYGMLGTAVADFYDKFEFNYRFEHSLNEIVKDFCKTAPLESFKYLFSIYKEIVDKTKTPYLYYGKIESPLYKSSKINDKDTHQIYSGKRGLEDYLEVFILNSNTTFFLEFYQNYKNSDDTLLLKMIIKKLDFNYSFYRNEILELIEILTYKNIFGGSDDDLQLQLRILISNVYKLLEKEQREFIDNILLDLRTTYDYWIWKDENGKRRISLNEFGKKKYLFIKALPFDELIKNKLLFKTYKELNRKFGDLNPKIATDTSGATWSSVSPPLSESACRKMTLKHWKKSMIKYNENYKSDRWAFGNIEEHSKVFQNIVKENPSKFYEFIEGLFNDKQISEKYILRGVGGLIDGNYNPNKVKKLFKQLITLDIINSYYGSIVNHYIGYFIENKNIDKDIVLYLSDLALNYPTKDKEHNPNYPLHDAVNSVVGSALSELIHCFYNKEFEEIIFSTIEKLIEKPCCNDSVKIMILNDLVHLNRLNIISAFKIFSKLTDTSDSKILKHSINPSQYFNNRFHDEMDCYFERVFECPEIYKQNYVLISSWILGLDNEKKWYNKFIEKGKDAKLCAIDVAENFLIDEDTGVINVKALEILSEFLSETDKEFAGEYSCVILRKFKPENFQYFFPFLNEYSKTVLCRKDPRYFLQYLSTCSKNYPEKCLELLEKIDFRDKPDIQDSGHYDKEPIQLILAIYSKLVSEVIKNKTLINQSLDIFDGMLKHRHLRNNANQAIETIQ
- a CDS encoding UvrD-helicase domain-containing protein translates to MEINPDDIRKAEEVLIDGDQFDEERKKFINCMNTLDLLAVPGSGKTTALLAKLYCIAQQMPLENDAGILVLAHTNHAIEEIEKVLKPICPQLFSYPNFVGTVQSFANRFIANQACFELYGSYIRKNDDEMYLYEVEKFYRILNYNKNPPALKNKLFGIANRDFDGTSKEKENNILEFLKSCSFDLEGRKIKLGKTTKIAYTGVNQNYYVELENWKIALLSQGILSYKDSFDISKRYLKLENAQSIKSILQQRFKFVFIDEMQDLDQDQVNLIENVFFTQESDTVIQRIGDKNQAIYSNVSDSGDTIWKTRHEVSPKIYTENFSLNNSHRLTSIIANLVDGFVMDRDDGYKVIGISAHQQIPPYLLIYNDETDAEKLKSKFIALIKNYGLEENPKNTTRGFHIVAWTTDKEEDSDKWHLRKLFPEYSKESKQKKEDFDCLRKYVFLFDHNKKTFESIRKSLLNGIIRILRIENIYMDEESKKHFRKSSFIQRLKDNSEQTYHDFNQKLFDWCYSVVVNKNYEEIFIQYSNYVKNELCELFPNFSVSKSSNFINQEYDYVPICDLGDTEDSKDEIQIKLGSIHSVKGQTHCATMYLETDYHNSETVKLNVEIIKETRKRQQVLGNNPLFFQEQNFSHLNKARSNETLKMMYVGFSRPTDLLCFAVRKQNIENDIEKYKASGWHIEFISP
- a CDS encoding ATP-dependent nuclease; translation: MYISSLKLWNFRKYGSLTFDLENPDLIVPLNKGMNILIGENDSGKSAIIDAIKLVLKTHAYEWIKVEESDFFSVGNETSEVLRIEIEFSGITNREAAHFTEWCGSENEEVKIVDQIQIQRRPKLFLIYQVQIREGKIIPTDIRAGMDGHGNTLTAEAKEYLKCTYLKALRDADSELTAKKNSRLSQILKEHKEFKTKQTNGLHEFEELFDKTSHTIRDKFKEEGGGYNVNIKNVVDDFVSAFIGNDSQSSFDLGPTKISNILEKISLGIVDSNNLGLGTMNRLFMAAELLHLKKANWNGLKLCMIEELEAHLHPQAQLKIINRLKEEPDIQYILTTHSPNITSQADLEDIIICKNNNVYPLGQEHTKLNKESYKYLKRFLDVTKSNLFFSKGNIIVEGWSEEILLPVLARKIDIDLTKNEISIINVASIAYLHFAKIFLREDGEKMSVPISIVTDLDNRSDENGIFKPLHEESEKVKKKQGNLEILKTELNETGISLQIAKEWTLEWCLYKSCLSDLFKNAIANVHSGTDEFKKGEDDNFKVTFQEKFIKKLSKKEGTTPIDKVAVANELADLIEKDIVVTKDQIERDPYLLYIINAIKHVCGNGN